The nucleotide sequence TTAACGGATAATAGAGAATAGTTCTGATGACATGCTTATCGTCGATAATAAATACGCATCTAACGGTTTCGGTTTTGCTCTGACCGGGGTGGACCATTCCGTAAGCTGTTGAAACTTCTTTGCTAAGGTCGGCAATAATTGGGAACGGGATTTTAACTCCGGTTTTCTCTTCGACATTTCTGGCCCATGCGATGTGAGACGATAAACTGTCAACGCTAAGCCCTAAAAGTTCTACCCCGCGCTTTTGCAGGTCAGGATAAATTTCGGCAAAGGCAATAAATTCGGTGGTGCAGACGGGCGTAAAGTCCGCCGGATGTGAGAACAAAATAATCCAACTGCCCTTGAAATCATCCAGTGTAAGGTTCCCATGTGTCGTTTCAGTATTAAAATCGGGAGCCTTGTCTCCTAACCTCGGTAAGCTGATCGAGGTGTCCTTACATTCTTCCATTGTATCCCTCCTATAATAATATTTAGTTATACCTAACATTCTACATTCAAAAGCGGCATGCGTCAATAACTTTAGTCACATTTTTGCGGTTTTTTAATATTTTCTTGTCATATTAGCTACTTATACTAAATACAGGTTATAATAAACACATGGAAACACAACCTTTATTAAAAGTTCTTACCGGCGCGGGGATCGGCTCGCGCCGCAAAATGTCAGAAGCAATCAAAGTCGGGAGAGTCACCGTAAACGGAGTGGTAATTACCGGCTTTAATTATGAGGTTAACGTCGAGAAAGATAAGATTTTTGTTGACGGAAAACCAATATCGGCGCAATTACAGAAAATGATTTACATAATGCTCCACAAGCCGGCCGGAGTTGTTAGTACCGCCAGTGATGAACTGGGGCGGCGGACGGTTCTGGATTTACTGCCCAAAGAATTTAGAGGGTATCGCCTGTATCCGGTTGGCCGGTTAGATAAAGACAGTACGGGCCTCATACTTTTAACCAACAACGGAGAACTGGCAAATCGTTTAACGCACCCGCGCTTTGAAAATGAGAAAGAGTATGCCGTTACCACTAACGCCCCGATGAGGATAGCAGAAATCCGCCGTCTTGAAAAGGGGATTATGCTGGAGGACGGGATGACCTATCCGTCAGTAATAAGGCCGCTTAAAGGCGGGGATTACAGCATTACAATTCACGAGGGCAGGAAACATCAGGTACGGCGTATGTTTGAAGCGATGGGTTATTCCGTTAAGGCGTTAAAGCGGATTCGGATGGGCAGTTTGGAGCTGGGCACTCTGGCGGTGGGCAAGGTTAGGGAATTAAGGGAAGACGAAATGGAAGCGCTGGTTAGCTTGTGAAGTAATCGTAATCTATCTTTTTTACTTCATAGTTTGCTAATACATTCACCCCTACATTATTTTCTATCATCAGTTCAGCTAACCGCTCGCCATCGATTAGCACTATTTTGGTATCTATGCGCGAGACATATTCTTGTGCTTCCTTTGAAAAGGACGAAGTTGTTATGAAAATGCCTTTTCGCGCTTTCTGACCCTGTAAAGCGCCCGCAAACTTTTGGATTTCAGATCTCCCGATTTTGGTATTATCCCATCTTTTGGCTTGGATGTAGATGGTATCAAGTCCAAGTTTATCCTCTTTTATAATACCGTCAATACCTTCATCTCTTGGTTTGCCGATAGCTTCCCCAGCGTCTTTTCTGTTGCCTCCATAGCCCATTTTGACCAGTAGATCAATCACTATTTGCTCAAATAAGCTTGGCAGTCCGGTTTTTATTTGGTTCAAAACC is from Dehalococcoidales bacterium and encodes:
- a CDS encoding peroxiredoxin, giving the protein MEECKDTSISLPRLGDKAPDFNTETTHGNLTLDDFKGSWIILFSHPADFTPVCTTEFIAFAEIYPDLQKRGVELLGLSVDSLSSHIAWARNVEEKTGVKIPFPIIADLSKEVSTAYGMVHPGQSKTETVRCVFIIDDKHVIRTILYYPLSTGRNMQEILRIVDALQTTDKNGVATPANWNPGDKVIIPAPNTQEAAEERVKQSDYECVDWYLCKKNL
- a CDS encoding pseudouridine synthase, which translates into the protein METQPLLKVLTGAGIGSRRKMSEAIKVGRVTVNGVVITGFNYEVNVEKDKIFVDGKPISAQLQKMIYIMLHKPAGVVSTASDELGRRTVLDLLPKEFRGYRLYPVGRLDKDSTGLILLTNNGELANRLTHPRFENEKEYAVTTNAPMRIAEIRRLEKGIMLEDGMTYPSVIRPLKGGDYSITIHEGRKHQVRRMFEAMGYSVKALKRIRMGSLELGTLAVGKVRELREDEMEALVSL
- a CDS encoding restriction endonuclease, whose amino-acid sequence is MAIPGFQNIMLPLLQHVKNGEEYSLRSVVDSLATYFKLTPEEEKQLLLSGTQPLFYNRVGWARTYLYKAGLLKSERRGYFSITNEGLELLKLNPPQIDAQLLGNYPEFTRFISTTKLKTTKQKDDMQCDNQSQTPEETLENAYQNLNKELADEVLNQIKTGLPSLFEQIVIDLLVKMGYGGNRKDAGEAIGKPRDEGIDGIIKEDKLGLDTIYIQAKRWDNTKIGRSEIQKFAGALQGQKARKGIFITTSSFSKEAQEYVSRIDTKIVLIDGERLAELMIENNVGVNVLANYEVKKIDYDYFTS